A genomic segment from Blastococcus sp. PRF04-17 encodes:
- the rplP gene encoding 50S ribosomal protein L16 → MLIPRRVKHRKQHHPDRGGRAKGGTAINFGEYAIQALEPAYVTNRQIESARIAMTRHIKRGGKVWISIYPDRPLTKKPAETRMGSGKGSPEWWVANVKPGRIMFELSGVAEPVAREAMRRAIHKLPMKCRFITREGEV, encoded by the coding sequence ATGCTCATCCCACGGCGCGTGAAGCACCGCAAGCAGCACCACCCCGACCGTGGCGGTCGCGCCAAGGGCGGGACGGCGATCAACTTCGGCGAGTACGCCATCCAGGCCCTCGAGCCGGCGTACGTCACCAACCGGCAGATCGAGTCCGCTCGTATCGCCATGACCCGCCACATCAAGCGTGGCGGCAAGGTGTGGATCTCGATCTACCCCGACCGCCCGCTCACCAAGAAGCCCGCCGAGACCCGCATGGGTTCCGGCAAGGGCTCGCCCGAGTGGTGGGTCGCCAACGTGAAGCCGGGACGGATCATGTTCGAGCTGTCCGGTGTCGCCGAGCCCGTGGCCCGCGAGGCCATGCGCCGCGCGATCCACAAGCTCCCCATGAAGTGCCGCTTCATCACGCGTGAAGGAGAAGTGTGA
- the rplV gene encoding 50S ribosomal protein L22: MTSQLGQEAPVARATARFVRVTPMKARRVVDLIRYLPTDEALALLRFAPQSASEPVAKVVASAVANAEHNLQLDPAALVVSAAYVDEGPTLKRIRPRAQGRAFRINKRTSHITVEVSEVATSDVLAQKSRKARRDTGQSGPATQQTGRQSNTRGGTR, from the coding sequence ATGACTTCCCAGTTGGGACAGGAGGCGCCGGTCGCCCGGGCTACGGCCCGGTTCGTCCGCGTGACCCCCATGAAGGCCCGCCGGGTGGTGGACCTGATCCGCTACCTGCCGACCGACGAGGCCCTGGCCCTGCTCCGCTTCGCGCCGCAGAGCGCCAGCGAGCCGGTCGCCAAGGTCGTCGCCAGCGCGGTGGCCAACGCCGAGCACAACCTGCAGCTGGACCCGGCCGCCCTGGTGGTCAGCGCCGCATACGTCGACGAGGGCCCCACGCTCAAGCGGATCCGTCCGCGGGCGCAGGGCCGGGCGTTCCGCATCAACAAGCGGACCAGCCACATCACGGTCGAGGTGAGCGAGGTGGCCACCAGCGACGTCCTCGCGCAGAAGTCGCGCAAGGCCCGCCGGGACACCGGCCAGTCCGGACCGGCCACCCAGCAGACCGGTCGTCAGAGCAACACGAGGGGAGGGACCCGCTAG
- the rpmC gene encoding 50S ribosomal protein L29 yields the protein MAAGLTAPQLRELSADELASRLREAKEELFNLRFQVATGQLDNNRRLQTVRRDIARIYTIMRERELGLSVAPSEGVA from the coding sequence ATGGCCGCCGGTCTGACCGCTCCCCAGCTGCGCGAGCTCTCTGCCGACGAGCTCGCCTCGCGGCTGCGCGAGGCGAAGGAAGAACTGTTCAACCTGCGTTTCCAGGTGGCCACCGGCCAGCTGGACAACAACCGGCGACTGCAGACCGTCCGCCGCGACATCGCCCGGATCTACACGATCATGCGCGAGCGCGAGCTGGGTCTCTCGGTCGCCCCGAGTGAGGGTGTGGCATGA
- the rpsC gene encoding 30S ribosomal protein S3: MGQKVNPHGFRLGITTDYKSRWYADKLYKDYVKEDVAIRKLMSKGMERAGISKVEIERTRDRVRVDIHTARPGIVIGRRGAEADRIRGELEKLTGKQVQLNILEVKNPESDAQLVAQGVAEQLSSRVSFRRAMRKAMQSAQRSPQVKGIRVQCSGRLGGTEMSRSEFYREGRVPLHTLRANIDYGIYEARTTFGRIGVKVWIYKGDVSGSRAERAALEALAERQQRRERSQRPQRRSGSSGTTAGGTEAGRAAVESSTGPAADTAESTVAVTSGDVAPETTVAEVAGPEATSTLENVAAETAATEATENTSTEEQGS; encoded by the coding sequence GTGGGTCAGAAGGTCAACCCGCACGGGTTCCGTCTCGGGATCACCACCGACTACAAGTCCCGGTGGTACGCGGACAAGCTGTACAAGGACTACGTCAAGGAAGACGTCGCGATCCGCAAGCTCATGTCCAAGGGCATGGAGCGGGCCGGCATCTCCAAGGTGGAGATCGAGCGCACCCGTGACCGGGTCCGCGTCGACATCCACACCGCCCGCCCGGGCATCGTCATCGGCCGCCGCGGCGCCGAGGCCGACCGCATCCGCGGCGAGCTCGAGAAGCTCACCGGCAAGCAGGTGCAGCTGAACATCCTCGAGGTCAAGAACCCGGAGTCGGACGCGCAGCTGGTCGCCCAGGGCGTCGCCGAGCAGCTCTCCTCCCGCGTGAGCTTCCGCCGTGCCATGCGCAAGGCCATGCAGTCCGCCCAGCGCAGCCCGCAGGTCAAGGGCATCCGGGTGCAGTGCTCCGGCCGCCTGGGCGGCACGGAGATGAGCCGGTCGGAGTTCTACCGCGAGGGCCGGGTCCCGCTGCACACGCTGCGCGCGAACATCGACTACGGCATCTACGAGGCCCGCACCACCTTCGGCCGCATCGGCGTGAAGGTGTGGATCTACAAGGGTGACGTCAGCGGCTCGCGTGCCGAGCGCGCGGCCCTGGAGGCCCTGGCCGAGCGGCAGCAGCGCCGCGAGCGCTCGCAGCGCCCGCAGCGTCGCTCGGGTTCGTCGGGCACCACCGCCGGCGGCACCGAGGCCGGCCGCGCCGCAGTGGAGTCCTCGACCGGACCTGCCGCGGACACCGCCGAGAGCACCGTCGCCGTCACCTCCGGCGACGTGGCTCCCGAGACGACCGTCGCCGAGGTCGCCGGTCCGGAGGCCACCTCCACTCTGGAGAACGTGGCCGCCGAGACCGCCGCCACCGAGGCGACCGAGAACACCAGCACCGAAGAGCAGGGGAGCTGA
- the rpsQ gene encoding 30S ribosomal protein S17, translating into MSETQEATGPGLAGRGYRKVREGLVVSDKMEKTIVVEVEDRVKHGLYGKVIRRTSKLKAHDEQNVAGIGDRVQIMETRPTSATKRWRLVQVVEKAK; encoded by the coding sequence ATGAGCGAGACCCAGGAAGCGACGGGTCCCGGCCTGGCCGGCCGCGGGTACCGAAAGGTCCGCGAGGGCCTCGTCGTCAGCGACAAGATGGAGAAGACCATCGTCGTCGAGGTCGAGGACCGCGTGAAGCACGGTCTGTACGGCAAGGTCATCCGCCGTACGAGCAAGCTGAAGGCCCATGACGAGCAGAACGTCGCCGGGATCGGCGACCGCGTGCAGATCATGGAGACCCGGCCGACGTCGGCCACGAAGCGGTGGCGGCTCGTCCAGGTCGTCGAGAAGGCCAAGTAA
- the rplE gene encoding 50S ribosomal protein L5, producing MSAPTTERELPRMLAYYRETIAPALQSEFNYDNVMQIPRLTKIVVNMGVGEATRDAKLMDGAVRDLTAITGQKPAVVRARKSIAQFKLREGMPIGAKVTLRGDRMWEFLDRLLSLALPRIRDFRGLNAKQFDGHGNYTFGLTEQSMFREIDVDKIDRQRGMDITLVTTATNDDEGRELLRQLGFPFAGQPVVTTIR from the coding sequence ATGAGCGCACCGACCACCGAGCGCGAGCTGCCCCGCATGCTCGCCTACTACCGCGAGACCATCGCGCCGGCGCTGCAGTCGGAGTTCAACTACGACAACGTCATGCAGATCCCGCGGCTGACGAAGATCGTCGTCAACATGGGCGTCGGCGAGGCCACTCGCGACGCCAAGCTGATGGACGGCGCCGTCCGCGACCTGACCGCGATCACCGGTCAGAAGCCGGCCGTCGTCCGGGCCCGCAAGTCCATCGCGCAGTTCAAGCTGCGCGAGGGCATGCCGATCGGCGCGAAGGTCACCCTCCGCGGCGACCGGATGTGGGAGTTCCTGGACCGGCTCCTGTCGCTGGCCCTGCCGCGTATCCGTGACTTCCGCGGCCTGAACGCCAAGCAGTTCGACGGCCACGGCAACTACACGTTCGGCCTCACGGAGCAGTCGATGTTCCGCGAGATCGACGTCGACAAGATCGACCGGCAGCGCGGCATGGACATCACGCTGGTCACCACCGCGACGAACGACGACGAGGGTCGCGAGCTGCTCCGCCAGCTCGGTTTCCCCTTCGCGGGCCAGCCCGTCGTCACCACCATCCGCTGA
- the rpsS gene encoding 30S ribosomal protein S19, producing the protein MPRSLKKGPFVDDHLLAKVDAQNAKGTKNVIRTWSRRSTIIPDMLGHTLAVHDGRKHVPVFVTEAMVGHKLGEFAPTRTFRGHVKDDRRSRRG; encoded by the coding sequence ATGCCACGCAGCCTGAAGAAGGGCCCGTTCGTCGACGACCACCTGCTCGCCAAGGTGGACGCGCAGAACGCCAAGGGCACCAAGAACGTGATCCGCACCTGGTCGCGTCGTTCCACGATCATCCCGGACATGCTCGGCCACACCCTGGCCGTGCACGACGGCCGCAAGCACGTCCCGGTCTTCGTGACCGAGGCGATGGTCGGGCACAAGCTCGGCGAGTTCGCGCCCACGCGCACCTTCCGTGGGCACGTCAAGGACGACCGCCGGTCCCGTCGGGGCTGA
- a CDS encoding type Z 30S ribosomal protein S14, with product MAKKALIEKANRKPKFAVRGYTRCQRCGRPHSVFRKFGLCRICLREMAHAGELPGVRKSSW from the coding sequence ATGGCCAAGAAGGCTCTGATCGAGAAGGCGAACCGCAAGCCGAAGTTCGCGGTCCGCGGCTACACCCGCTGCCAGCGGTGCGGTCGCCCGCACTCGGTGTTCCGCAAGTTCGGCCTCTGCCGGATCTGCCTGCGGGAGATGGCCCACGCCGGGGAGCTCCCGGGCGTGCGCAAGTCCAGCTGGTGA
- the rplN gene encoding 50S ribosomal protein L14, translating into MIQQESRLRVADNTGAKEILCIRVLGGSGRRYAGIGDVIVATVKDALPGAGVKRGDVVKAVVVRTVKERRRPDGSYIRFDENAAVIIRDSGDPRGTRIFGPVGRELRDKRFMRIISLAPEVL; encoded by the coding sequence GTGATCCAGCAGGAGTCGCGACTGCGTGTCGCCGACAACACCGGTGCGAAGGAGATCCTCTGCATCCGGGTGCTCGGCGGCTCGGGGCGACGCTACGCGGGCATCGGTGACGTGATCGTCGCCACCGTGAAGGATGCGCTGCCCGGCGCCGGTGTGAAGCGCGGTGACGTGGTCAAGGCCGTCGTCGTGCGCACCGTGAAGGAGCGCCGTCGTCCCGACGGTTCCTACATCCGCTTCGACGAGAACGCCGCGGTGATCATCCGCGACAGCGGCGACCCGCGCGGGACGCGCATCTTCGGCCCCGTCGGCCGGGAGCTCCGCGACAAGCGCTTCATGCGGATCATCTCGCTGGCACCGGAGGTGCTCTGA
- the rplX gene encoding 50S ribosomal protein L24 — translation MSDKKKTPSMKVKKGDTVLVLSGKDKGAKGRVIAAYPKLQRVLVEGVGRVKKHTRISSTQRGAQQGGIVTQEAPIHVSNVMVIDSEDKPTRVGYRKDEEGRSIRVSRRTGKDL, via the coding sequence ATGAGCGACAAGAAGAAGACCCCCTCCATGAAGGTCAAGAAGGGCGACACCGTCCTCGTTCTGTCCGGCAAGGACAAGGGCGCGAAGGGTCGCGTCATCGCCGCCTACCCGAAGCTCCAGCGCGTGCTGGTCGAGGGCGTCGGCCGGGTCAAGAAGCACACCCGCATCAGCTCCACGCAGCGCGGTGCCCAGCAGGGCGGGATCGTCACGCAGGAGGCTCCCATCCACGTGAGCAACGTGATGGTGATCGACTCCGAGGACAAGCCGACCCGGGTCGGCTACCGCAAGGACGAAGAAGGCCGCAGCATCCGGGTCTCGCGGCGCACCGGTAAGGACCTCTGA